Within Methanoculleus horonobensis, the genomic segment GCCCGCACCAGTTCGCGGACGATCGAAGCCTTGGGGTGCAGTTCCTCCTTCCAGCCGGCGGCGGCCTCGACGAGGCTTATGTAAGCGGGATCGGCGACGAGGCGCTTGCTCGCCTTGCTCCCCGAGCTCGAGGCTCCTTCTGCGCCGAGCCGGGCGAGGTAGAGTTTGAGCGCCTCGCTTCCTTGCGTCTCGGCAAGCGATATGGCGTGCCGGAGTTTCATGCACTCGGCGTGCAGGGATGCCGCGATGAATGCCGAGGGATCGCGCGTCCGTATACGCTGCTGGATCTGGGCATTTAAGGCATTAAGCGCCTTCATCGAGAGCTTGTCGGGTTTCGGGACGCGGAAGTTGAGTTTCGCGAGCCGGCCAAGACGCGACTCCACGAGCCCCCGGAGGACGACGAGGGCCGCCTGCAGTTCTTCGGGCAGGTAGACGTCGACGTACTGGATATCGCGCTCGTGAATGTAGGGGCGGACGTCCTCGTCGGTCTCCACCCTCGTCTCGACCGCCTCGATCTGCAGGTTGTTGCAGACCTCCTGCACCTTCACCGGATCCCCGCCGGGCGAGGCGGTCATCGCGAGCAGCAGGGGATCTTTTGCCGCGGTGCAGTAGTGCCCGGCAAGGAAGACGTAGGCGTAGTTCCCCACCCCCCGGTGGCACTCGTCCACGACCAGCAGCACGACGTCGGCAAGGCTGTACCTTCCTGCCAGGCAGTCGTTCTTGATCACCTGCGGAGTGGCGAAACAGATCCGGCACGCCTCCCAGGCCCGCGCCCGCTCCTCCGGGGAGGTGTCGCCGGTGAACATGACAAAATCGGACTCATTCGGCTCGGAGCCGTCCCGGATGAGCAGGAACTGTTTGAAGAAACGAAGGTGCTGCTCGACCAGGGGCTTTGTGGGCGCAAGCACGAGGACTCTCCCGGGGTGAGAATAGAGGCGGGACGCTGCAACGATGAGCGCAACGGCCGTCTTCCCGAGCCCCGTCGGGAGGACGACCATCGTGTTCGCATCAAGCGCCCGGAGCGCGATGGAGAGTTGGTACCGCCGTTCCTCGATGCTCTCTGGCCGGATCAGCGGGTGGGAGACGTAGTTCATGCCCTGAGTTCACGAAACGTGGTGGTGCCGGAGATGAGTGCGGAGAGGATCTCGGACAGCCGCTCTATCGGTACCCGAACCTGCTCCATGCTGTCGCGGTCTCTCACGGTCACGGTGTTGTCTTCGAGCGTATCGTAGTCGACAGTGACGGCAAAGGGTGTCCCGATCTCGTCCTGTCTCCGGTAACGCCTGCCGATGGCGCCGGAGTCGTCATACTGGGCGAGGATGCGGCACTGCGTGAGCCTCTCAGTGATCGTCTGCGCGACGGTATCGAGGCCGTCCCGGTTCATCAGCGGGAAGACGGCGACCTGGATCGGTGCGACCGCCGGCGGGAGCCGGAGAACCTTCCGGATCTCGCCTTCGACCTCCTCTTCGGCGTAGCTGTGCTCCAGCGCAACGTAGATCATCCGGTCGATGCCGTATGACGGTTCGATGACGTGAGGCATCACCTCTTCGCCGCGAACTTCGACCTCCTCTTCCCGGATCTGGTAGAGATCGGCGGGGATGAAGAACTCCTCGCCGTCGACGGTGACCCGCGCACCGTCCTCTCCCGGCTCAGAGGCGGCGAGAGCGTCCGCGATTGCCTTCGCCTTGCCGCGATACCGGGGGCCGAGCACGCCCATGTCGGCCACGATCCGCCGCTTTACGACCCGTTTCGGCTCGTCGTAGGGGATGAAGACCGTCATCGAGGTGCCGGAATGCCCGGCGTGCGAGCGCAGGTCATAGTTGGTGCGGTCGGCGATGCCGACGATCTCGACCCATCCGAACCGGCCGGAGTAGACCTCGGCGTCCCAGCAGTCGGCCGCATAATGTGCCCGCTCATCGATCAGGTGCTGGCGGAACCGGAGTTTTGCCGGGTCGACACCGATGCCGGTCAGGATCTGGTGCGTGAGCGCGATGTAGTAGGCGACATACTCGTTCGCGACGAGGCCCTCGTCCACGGCCTCGCGCATCGTGATTGCGGCCGGCTCCTGGCCGTCGAGCTGCCGCGCGATGGTGAGGAGGGGTGCCATGTAGTCCGCGTAGCGGTGGAAGGCAGGGTGATCCTTACACTCCGGATGTACGAAGATCTCGGCTTCCGCCTGGGAGAACTCCCGCAACCGGATCATGCCCTGGCGAGGAGAGATCTCGTTTCTGTAGGACTTCCCGATCTGGACGGCGCCGAAGGGAAGTTTGTCCCGGTAAAAGCGCAGGAGCCGGGAGAAGTCGGTGAAGATGCCCTGGGCGGTCTCTGGCCGCAGGTAACCTTTCCGCTGCGAGCCGGGGCCGATGGTCGTCTCGAACATCAGGTTGAACGCAAAGACGCCCGTTTCGCCCAGGGGTTCCTTGCACGACGGGCAGGGGAGTTGATAGAGCGCCGCCTGAAGCGCTTCCGCCGAAAGCGTGCCCGCGTTGTGGATGCCGTTCTCCTCCGCGATGTGATCGGCGCGGAGATACTCGCCGCAGTGCGGGCACTGCACCATCTTGTCGGCAAACTCTTTCACATGACCGGATGCGACGAAGATTGCTTCATTCCCGACGGTGGGGCACTCGATCTCGTAGTAACCTTCCTGGAAGACGTAGAACGACCGCCAGAGATTCTCGACGTTTCGCTTCAGCATCGCTCCGAGCGGGCCGTAGTCGATGAACCCGGCGATCGACCCGTATATCTCGGATGAGGGCCAGACGAAACCACGTCTTCTGGCTACTTCCATGACTTTTTCGTAAATATCGCTCGTCTCGGCCATAGTCTTGCAGTACAGTTGAGCGGCGGTGCTAATAAAGAATAGTCCTCACCTCGCGCGGGATCACGATCCTTCGAGAAATGGGCGATGTGACAAAGGTTTTTTTCACGGCGGGGAATATCCCGGAAGATATGGTTACATCCACTGAAACGATCCTTCTGTTTTGAGAGTTTATATGGTAATGTTTAAATGTTAGCAGTTGTAATGTAGGGAACGTTACGCCCCGGCCCGGGGAAAACCTTTATATAAAGGGTCGTCATGGGTGACCCTCAGAACCAGACGGTGGAATACAGAACTGAGAGAGACGGACATGGCAGAAGATACCCGCAAGCAGCAGCTCCTCGAGCTGTTCACGACCATCACGAACAAGAAGACGATCGTCGAACCGATGAGAAAGGTTCACGGTACGCTCCGGGATCGCGACGCTGTGGAGCGCGAGATTGCCCTGATCATGCGGGAGATCCTCGATCGGGGGTATTTCAAGACCAAACTCGCCCCGCGGCAGCTCGCGAAGCTCGTGGTTGCGTACTACGACGGTAAGAACGACACCGAAATCGCGAGGGCGCTCGGCGATGAGAAGCTGAGCAAGACCGTGGCACGTGCTCGGGTTCGCCTCAAACTCTTCCGGGAGCTCGATTTCAAGATGCCGTTCGACCAGGCGGCGATGGGGGAACTTCTTGATTCGGGAAAGACCATGAAGGAGATCAGCGAGGAACTCGATATAAGCCCCTCGACCCTTCGTGAGTACCGCCACGTGATCGAGCAGCAGAGAGACACCACGCTCGACCCGTTCCTGGAACGTATCAGGGACGTCATGGAAGACCGTGATCTCTCCGAGATGATGACGCGGGGTGTCGCGAACGACGGCCTTAGCGAGGCGATCGACATCACCGAAGCGATCGACATGGGGGAGTTCTGAACCCCCGTCCATCCCCATAACCCACTGAACACTTTTTTAGTATTCGTGACGATCTCTTCTTCATGAGGTTGACCTGGCTTGGCCACGCGTGTTTCTTGCTTTCCGGATCGCGGACGGTCATCATCGATCCTTTTATCCCGGAGGGCTCTCTTGCCGTGGAGCCCGATATCGTTGCCGTGACGCACGCCCACGCCGACCACCTGGGCATTGCCGCGGAACTCTCGAAGAAGACGGTCGCCGTCAACGAGGTGGCGAAGTACCTGAAAGCAAAGGGCGTTCCCGCCGAAGCAATGAACCTCGGCGGCACCATCACCGTCGACGGCGTCCGGTTCACGATGACGCCCGCGCTCCACTCGTCGTGGCTGGAGGACGAGGGGGCCGGGTTCTACGGCGGTGCGGCCGCCGGATTCGTCATCACGATGGACGGCGTCAGCATCTACCACGCCGGCGACACGGCGCTCTTCTCCGACATGCAGCTCATCCGCGACCTCTACCGGCCGGACGTGGCGCTCCTCCCTGTCGGCGGACGTTTCACGATGGGGCCCGATGAGGCGATGATCGCGGCGCGGTACGTCGGCGCGCCGCTCGTGATCCCGATGCACTACGACACCTTCCCCGCCATCCGGCAGAACCTGGAGGAGTTCAAGCGAATCATCGAGCGGACGACGTCGATCCGGGTCACGCTGCTCTCCCCGGGAGAGAGCATCGAGGTCGGCCCGGAGGGGAGCGGGGAGTGAGAGGGGCCCGCGTATCTCCCACGATACTTTGCGGTTACAGAGAGTGAATACGGGGGGAAAGACACCTTCCAGCGGCATGCATGGCAGATGAGCAGAGGCTAACGGTTCACGCCCATAGTGCTCTCACGCTCCCGTCCTGCAGACAGTCGCGACCCGCACCTAACAGTGCTCACGCTCCTGTCCTGCAGACAGTCGCGACTGCAACGTCGCTTACGTACACGGATTTCCATCGAATATCGCCAATAGGGGGAGGGGCTGACGGGGAGGGGGGAGCATCCCCCCTCCCCTGTCTCTATCCCATAAAGCTCTACTTGTGACCCCACCTCACCCGGCCTCCGGCCTCCTCCTCTGCACCTGCGGTGCTCAAACTCCCGCCGTCCGCTCCGCTCCCGGCAGTCGTTCCCCGCCCCAGAGGGGCGGAGGCAGTGCGTGGCGATATGCGACTGGCCGAAGGTGCGATGTTCCGGAGGAACGGAGCTGGAACACCATTAGGTGCGAGGTGCGACTGACCGTAGGACAGGAATTTGATAAGACCGGAGGTCTTCGAGGCGTGAGCGATAGCGAACGTAAGCACCGTCAGGTGCGAGGAACGGAGCATGAGCACCGTCAAGGTGCGATACCCAATGGAAATCCGTGCACAGGCTTTGCAACAGAGTGAAGAAAAATCGTCCGTACGAAGATGCTTCGCACATCCAAACCCCCACCCTTCGGCGCCTGTTGAACCAGCGCACCAGCCTCCAGGACTCACCGCTCTAGCAAATGTGCTCGCCGGAGCGCAATACTTCTCCTCACCAGACCCCGCCCCCTCGAAGAACTTCGTTCTTCTCGTCCTCCTGCCCCCGCACCTCACACCTTCGGTGCTCGAACTCCGTTCCCATGGAACGTCGTTCCTAACGGTGCTCCAACTCCGTTCCGGAGGAACGTCGCACCTTCGGCCAGTCGCACACCCAACCCTGCACAAGGTATATGTGCTCTCAAGCCTCGATTGACGCGGGCTCACCGCCCCCCGGTGAGAGTATCCAGCATGAGGTGAGGGAAAAATGGAAGAGAAGATGTTTACTCCCGGCGGCATGGATCGCCTGCAGGCCACGAGCGACCGGGAGAATATCCCGTATCCCCGTGGGGACGGGAAGGTCAAACTGGTGAACTCGGAGTGGCTGGACCGCCACTTAAACGATGCCAACCTGACGGTCGTCGACGTCCAGCCGAACATACACGACTATATCCAGGAGCACATCCCCGGTGCCGTCCACCTGACCGAAGGCGTGCTCCGGGTATCCAACCGCGGTTTCCCGGGATCCTACAGTCCGAACGCCTGCATCCAGGAGTCGTTTCGGCGTGCGGGTATCGACGCCGACTCCCCGGTCGTCGTCTACACAGGGAAAGGCGCGTTTTCCGGCGCGGGCGACGGGCTCGGACAGACGATGATGGCCTACTCCCTGGCAAAATACGGCCACAACACCGTGTATATCCTCGACGGCGGAATTGATGCATGGAAGAGCGAAGGAAGGGAACTCTCGCAGGACTACCCCGCGGTCGAGCCGTCCACCTTCATCGCCGAGGTTCGTAACGACTACCCCATCGGATACGAGGAGTTCGTGCGGATCAAGGACAACGACGATGTGGTCGTGCTCGATGCACGCCCGGCAAAGGTCTATGAGGGGAAGGGGCCCTGGCGGAAGGCCGGGCATATCCCCGGTGCCGTCAACCTGCCCTGGAAGAGCCTGATGCACGAGGCGAATCCGGCACGGCTCAGATCCAACGACGAACTCGACATGATCCTGGAAGAGCACGGCGTCGACCGGAGCAAGACGGTCATCTGCTCGTGCGGAACCGGCCGGGAAGCCACGAACGAGTTTGTCCTCTTAAAATGGCTCTACCTCTACCCGAACGTTCGGATCTACGAAGGATCGTTCACCGAGTGGGTCACCTATCCGAATAACCCGGTCGTAGAGGGGCCGGAGCCCCGAGGGGCGAGCGTTGAGGCGGCTCCTGCACGATAACCCTTAAATGCCCGGGCAACCGGCCAAAACCTTTATTTTCTACATTTCCAAAACAGAAACCATTAAATGATAGAATGCACTAGATAGACCTAGAGAGATTTGGATCCACACAAGACACTTCCCCCCTTGACGTCGTCTTTTCGTGTATCCTCTTCTCTCTAAATGCGACGGGCCGAAGGGTGCGACGCTCCTTAGGAGCAGAGCATGAGAAGGCCGAAGGCCTTCGAGTCCGGAGCTCAAGAAAACACGAAGTGTTTTCGAGTTGCGAGGTTCCGCAGGAACCGAGCAGGAGCACCGTTCGGTGCGACTTGCGACGGGTCGGATCATCACAGGCACAAAACCGCATTTCTTCAAAAATCGCGCTCCACCGCAAGGCAGGTCTCCACGACCCATCACCGCGCTCTGCCGGGAAAACCGTCATTGGGACAAGCGGTGCCGGTTCGCCTCTTCTCCACTGTACTTCCGGGAAAACTTAATCTCATCCGCCGCCACTACTCTCTTCGTGGATAGCACTGTCGCCGGGATCGCTCCCGTGGACGACGAAGATCCCGCCGATCACACGACGGGGAACGCCTTGTCGACATTTCTCACCCCTAAAGACTCGTATTGTCACATAGCGGAGCATTGTCTCCATGCGCCTGCCGGCTGCCATGGTGCAGCACCCGCCTTTCTAGGATCGGCTCCCGGGGAGAGCCTCTGGCCGGGCACACGGCATGAAACAGATCGGGCACGGGAACTTGCGCGCATCGGCGGAGCCGCCGACGGCCGGACGGAGAGATGAAGAAGATCGTCGTTCACGTGCGCGAAGACGGGCACGAGAAGATAGAAGAAGTTCTCGAGGGGCTTCACTATACGGTATCGCTCGTCCAGGACGTCTACCAGATCACCATATACACGCCGAACGAGAACCTCGACGAACTGATCGAGAAACTCCAGGATGCACTCGATCTCCGGTACAACGAGAACATGATCGAGGTATCGGCGCCGGAGTTCGTCATCTCGTCGCTCCTGAAACGTGCCGAAAAAAAGGTCGAGGAGAAGGAAGAGAAGACGCCGGTCGAGAAACTGCTCGACACCATCCAGGGTTACGCCGAACTCGATCTCGAAAAACTCGCGCTGACCTCCATCGCCGGACTGGTAGCCCTCTCCGGACTGCTGCTCGACAACCAGACGATCATCATCGGGGCAATGCTCCTCTCCCCGATCATGGGCCCGATCTACGGGTTCTCCGTCTATGCCGGCCTCGGCAAGATCGAGAACGCCCTGCGCTGCCTTGGCGTGCTCGCGGCGCTGCTCCTGGGTGTCTTCATCCTCTCCGCAATCGCCAGCTTCCTGATCAACCTCGTCATACCGCTCACGATCACCGAAGAGGTTGCCACGCGCCTCGTCTTGAATCCAATCTACAGCCTGATGGCGGTCCTCCTCGGCTTCGCGGCGGCGGTGGCATTCAGCAAGGGTACAGCGGAGATCATCGCCGGGGTCGCCATCGCCGCCGCCATCATCCCGCCGACGGTGGTGGCCGGCCTCGTCCTGGTGATCCAGCCGATGAGCCTGATCACGTCCGGGGTGCTGGTTGCCGGACAGATCGTCGGGCTGATTGCAGGCGCACTCGTCGCCGTGGTCATGATGAAGATAGAGCCCCGGACTCCCCAGGACAAGGCCGTCGCACGGCGATACCGGATCGGGTCGATCGTAACCACCGTCATCCTCTTCACCCTGCTTCTCTGGATCACGGCGCTCATGTGGATGTAGCGGCGGCATCTGCCCGCCGATAACCGTACGGGCGG encodes:
- the glyS gene encoding glycine--tRNA ligase produces the protein MAETSDIYEKVMEVARRRGFVWPSSEIYGSIAGFIDYGPLGAMLKRNVENLWRSFYVFQEGYYEIECPTVGNEAIFVASGHVKEFADKMVQCPHCGEYLRADHIAEENGIHNAGTLSAEALQAALYQLPCPSCKEPLGETGVFAFNLMFETTIGPGSQRKGYLRPETAQGIFTDFSRLLRFYRDKLPFGAVQIGKSYRNEISPRQGMIRLREFSQAEAEIFVHPECKDHPAFHRYADYMAPLLTIARQLDGQEPAAITMREAVDEGLVANEYVAYYIALTHQILTGIGVDPAKLRFRQHLIDERAHYAADCWDAEVYSGRFGWVEIVGIADRTNYDLRSHAGHSGTSMTVFIPYDEPKRVVKRRIVADMGVLGPRYRGKAKAIADALAASEPGEDGARVTVDGEEFFIPADLYQIREEEVEVRGEEVMPHVIEPSYGIDRMIYVALEHSYAEEEVEGEIRKVLRLPPAVAPIQVAVFPLMNRDGLDTVAQTITERLTQCRILAQYDDSGAIGRRYRRQDEIGTPFAVTVDYDTLEDNTVTVRDRDSMEQVRVPIERLSEILSALISGTTTFRELRA
- a CDS encoding helix-turn-helix domain-containing protein, giving the protein MAEDTRKQQLLELFTTITNKKTIVEPMRKVHGTLRDRDAVEREIALIMREILDRGYFKTKLAPRQLAKLVVAYYDGKNDTEIARALGDEKLSKTVARARVRLKLFRELDFKMPFDQAAMGELLDSGKTMKEISEELDISPSTLREYRHVIEQQRDTTLDPFLERIRDVMEDRDLSEMMTRGVANDGLSEAIDITEAIDMGEF
- a CDS encoding metal-dependent hydrolase; protein product: MRLTWLGHACFLLSGSRTVIIDPFIPEGSLAVEPDIVAVTHAHADHLGIAAELSKKTVAVNEVAKYLKAKGVPAEAMNLGGTITVDGVRFTMTPALHSSWLEDEGAGFYGGAAAGFVITMDGVSIYHAGDTALFSDMQLIRDLYRPDVALLPVGGRFTMGPDEAMIAARYVGAPLVIPMHYDTFPAIRQNLEEFKRIIERTTSIRVTLLSPGESIEVGPEGSGE
- a CDS encoding sulfurtransferase is translated as MEEKMFTPGGMDRLQATSDRENIPYPRGDGKVKLVNSEWLDRHLNDANLTVVDVQPNIHDYIQEHIPGAVHLTEGVLRVSNRGFPGSYSPNACIQESFRRAGIDADSPVVVYTGKGAFSGAGDGLGQTMMAYSLAKYGHNTVYILDGGIDAWKSEGRELSQDYPAVEPSTFIAEVRNDYPIGYEEFVRIKDNDDVVVLDARPAKVYEGKGPWRKAGHIPGAVNLPWKSLMHEANPARLRSNDELDMILEEHGVDRSKTVICSCGTGREATNEFVLLKWLYLYPNVRIYEGSFTEWVTYPNNPVVEGPEPRGASVEAAPAR
- a CDS encoding TIGR00341 family protein, whose protein sequence is MKKIVVHVREDGHEKIEEVLEGLHYTVSLVQDVYQITIYTPNENLDELIEKLQDALDLRYNENMIEVSAPEFVISSLLKRAEKKVEEKEEKTPVEKLLDTIQGYAELDLEKLALTSIAGLVALSGLLLDNQTIIIGAMLLSPIMGPIYGFSVYAGLGKIENALRCLGVLAALLLGVFILSAIASFLINLVIPLTITEEVATRLVLNPIYSLMAVLLGFAAAVAFSKGTAEIIAGVAIAAAIIPPTVVAGLVLVIQPMSLITSGVLVAGQIVGLIAGALVAVVMMKIEPRTPQDKAVARRYRIGSIVTTVILFTLLLWITALMWM